TCTGGCGTCGCCTCGGCGTGGACGGCTTTCGCTATGACGCGATCAAGCACGTGCCGCGAGATTTTCTGCGCGAGCTGCTCAGCCGCGATGCCAGCGCGAATACCTTTACCCTCGGCGAGTACTTCGACGCCGATCCGGGCATTGTGGCCGAGTACCAGCAGCTGGGCTTTCGCTCGCTGTTCAATTTTGCGCTGCAGGGCGCCATGCGTCAGAGCATCATGAGCGGTCAGGGTCTTGACGGCGTGCGGGCCATGCTGGAACGTCAGGACGAGATTCCCGAGCCGGATCAGGTCGCACTCTTTCTGGACAATCACGATGTGCCTCGTTTTGCCAACGGCACCCCATTCGAGGATGTGGGCCGCGAACGCACCGTCTACGGCGTCCGCGCCCTCATGACGCTGCGCGGCATTCCGGTGATCTGGCAGGGCACCGAAATCGCCATGCGCGGCGGAGGCGATCCCGACAACCGCCGCGACATGCGCTTCTCGGACGTATGGACCCCGGACGAGCGGGCGGTATACGAGGCGGTCAAGGGGGCCATCGCCACCCGCAAAAGCAGTTCGGCGCTGTCAGTGGGAAACCTGAAGCTGCTCGCCACGCCGGCGCGTCTGGCAAGCGATCTGCTGCTGTTCACGCGTGAAAACGGTCAGCAGCGCGTGCTGGTGGCCTGGCACAACGGACGTGAGCGGCGCACGGTGGCCCTGCGCAGCACCGTGGCCGCCCGAATTTCCGCACTGCGCGGCGACCTGTTCGGTCAGGATGCCAAGCTGAGCGTTCAGGGTGGCGTGGTGTACCTGTCGCTGCCTCCTCGGACGGCAGTCGCCTTCGAACTCGATTGAGCGCTGGCCATGAGGCAGCGAAACCGGTCCTTGGCGGCAAGGACCGGTTTCGCTGTTGCTACTCAGCAAAAATCAGAGGCCGGGGGTATAGAGCAGGCGGTTGGGGCTGCCGTTCACGCCGCTCAGCACGTTCGCGGTGGACTGGTTGATGATGGTGCTGCGCACGGTGCTGGGCGAAGCGCCGGTATTGCCGGACAGGTACAGCGCGGCCGCGCCGGCCACGTGCGGGCTCGCCATGCTCGTTCCGCTGATGGTGTTGGTGGCGGTGTCCGAGGTGTGCCAGGTGCTGGTGATCGAGCTGCCCGGCGCGAAGAGTTCCACGCACGACCCGTAGTTGCTGAAGCTGCTGCGGGCGTCGCTGCTCGTGCTGCTGGCCACCGTGATAACCCCGCTGGCACGCGCCGGCGAGACGTTGCAGGCGTTCTGGTTCTCGTTGCCGGCGGCCACCACGACCGTCACGCCGGAATTCCACAGGTTGTTGGTGGCGGTGTCGAGGCTGCTCGAAGCGCCACCTCCCAGGCTCATGTTCGCCACGCTGGCGCCACGGCGGTTGGTGCGAATCCAGTCGAGGCCGGCGATGATGCCGGATGTCGCGCCGCTGCCGTTGCAGTCGAGCACGCGCACGGCGACGAGCGAGACGCTCTTGGCCACTCCGTGGGTACTGCCGCCGACGGTGCCCGCCACGTGCGTTCCGTGGCCGTTGCAGTCACTCGATCCACGGCCGTCGTTGATGGCCGTGTAGCCGGCGCGGGCCCGTCCACCGAACTGCGTGTGGGTCGTGCGGATGCCGGTGTCGACAACGTAGGCGGTGACGCCCGAGCCGGTGCGGTTATAGACGTACGTGCCGTTGAGCGGCATGTTGCGCTGGTCGATGCGGTCAAGGCCCCAGGTAGCGTTCGACTGGGTCGCCTGTGTGCCGATTCCGCCTTCACCCTGAGGAACCACCCGCATGACCTGATCCTGCTCGATGTACGCGACCCGCGCGTCACGGCGCAGTTTTTCGAGGGCCTCACCCTTGAGCTGCGCGGCAAACCCCTGAAAGGCGGCCGAGTAGACGTGCCGGACCTGCGCGTCGGCAGAGCTGAGGCCGAGCGCACCGAGCAGTGAGGCAGTGGTCTGTGCGCTGACGCCTCCACTGACGAGCGAGCCGTCTTTGAGCGCCACGATGTACTGTCCGGGAATCGTCTCGCCGTCGGCGTACAGGGGCGCAAGGCCGGCATCTGCCTGGGTACTGTGGGGAGTCGGGGTCGTACCGCAGGCGGCGAGAGTCAGCGCCAGGCCGATGCTCAGGGCGAACTTGGGAAATTGCACGAGGGTGTCCTCCGAAAACAGTCTGAAAGGGCTTGAGGAACGCTGGGATTCGGCGGCCCGACGTTCACGCATTTGGAAGTGCCGTCGGAACCTGATGAGGCGGCGCCTCACACGGTCGGAACTGAATTGTGGGTGATCACCGAGGCTCATCTAAACCGTTGGCCCATGGGCGCAGCGAGCGAATTTTTAACACCTGCCGTGACATTAAGTTTGCATAAAGTCGCCGTGAGAACCACCCTCCGTTCTTTCGTCGTTGCGCGTGCATGTTCGTGCCGTATGCTGGGCCGCATCATGATCGTGGACGCACACCTCGACCTCGCCTACAACGCCATGCTCGGCCGCGACCTCACGCTTTCTTTGGGCGCCTTGCGCGAACAGGACCCGCTCACGGATCGGGCGACGGTGACCTTCGAAACCCTGCGGCGTGGCGGGGTAGGGTTGTGCCTGGGTACCCTCTTCGCCATGCCCCAGGACGCGGCGCACCCCTGGGGGTACGAGGACTGGCAGGGTGCCCGCGCACAGGCCCAGCGGCAGCTCGAGCAGTACCTGCGCTGGCAGGACCACGGGCACGTGGTGTTGCTCACCAGCGGTCAAGAGGTCGTGGAGCACGCGCGCCGCTGGAGTGCAGACACCTCGCCGCTGGGCGTCGTGCTGCTGATGGAAGGCGCCGATCCACTGCGCGCGGCAGATGACCTGCCGTACTGGGCCGGCGCCGGTGTTCGCGTCATCGGCCCGGCCTGGAAACGCACCCGCTTCGCCGGAGGCACCGGCGAAAGTGGCGGGCTGACCGAGCGCGGCGAGGACCTGATGGTGGCCATGCGCGAACTTGGGGTGATCCTCGACGCCTCGCACCTGGCCGAAGAGGCGTTCTGGCAGGCCATCAACCTGCAGCCCAAAGTGATCGCGTCGCACAGCAATGCCCGCGCGATCGTTCCGACCGACCGGCACCTGAGCGCCGACATGCTGCGCGCGGTCGCACAGCTCGGCGGGGTTACGGGCTGCGTGCTGTTCAACAAGTTCCTGAGGGCCGGTTGGGAGCGCGGGGACGCGCGCCTCCCCCTGGAGCTCGTCGGTGAAATGCTGCATCATCTTGCGCAAGAAGTGGGCTGGGACAAGGTCGGGCTGGGCTCGGACCTCGACGGGGGATTCGGCGTGCACGAGCTGCCTCGCGGGCTCGAAAGTGCTGCCGACCTGCCCCGCCTGGCGCAGTTGCTGCCCGACGAACACCGCGAGCAGGTCATGGGTGGAAACTGGTTGAAGTGGCTCGGCGCGCAGTTGTGAACAAAGAATTCCCGCTCACCTTATGGTTGCCGTTTCGTCCCTGACGTAAAATTGAGGCAATGCAGTTCGACGACCTTCCGGTTCTTCCCACGCACAGCGGCGTGTACATTTTTCGTGGTGCGTCCGGCGCAGCGATCTACATCGGTAAGGCAAACAACCTGCGCAGCCGGGTGTTTTCGCATTTCAAGGCGGGCGGCAAGTCGGGCAGGTTTACCCGCGAGGCAGCCGCGCTGGAATTCATCACCGTGCGCAACGAGGTCGAAGCGCTGGTGCTGGAAGCCAACCTCATCAAGCAGCACCGGCCGCATTACAACGTGCTGCTCAAGGACGACAAGCACTATCCATTCCTGAAGCTCACCAGCGAGACTTATCCCATGTTGGTGGTCACGCGGCGCGTGGTGAACGACGGCGGCAGTTACTACGGCCCTTACCCGGACGCGGCAGCCGTGCGGCGGGTCAAGAATCTGATTGACACGATGTTCCCGCTGCGCAAGAACAGCGGTCTGCCGATGCAGCGCAAGCCGCGGCCCTGTCTGAACTACCACATGGGCCGCTGCCTGGCGCCCTGCATCGGGGCCGCCGATCTGCCCGAGTACGGCGCCGTGGTCGAGGACGTCAAGGCATTGCTGGAAGGCCGTGCGGCGCCGGTTATCGCGCGCCTGCGTGACACCATGAAGGACGCGGCGGTCAAGCAGGACTTCGAGCAGGCCGCACGCGTCCGCGACCGGCTGCAGGCAGTCGAGAAACTGTTCGGGAATGAACAGGTGGCGATGCAGGTAAGCGCGGAGGACCTCGATTTTCTGGGTTTCGCGGCGGCCGGTGAATACGCGATGGTTCAGCTTTTCCGCATGCGCGGCGGACGGGTCGTCGGGCGGGACAAGCGCTTCTTGTCGGGCGCGGCCGAAAGTGAACCGAGCGAAATCATCGGTGCCTTCGTGCAGGATTACTACACCCAGGCAACGCATGTTCCACCACTGATTCTGATTCCAGCCGAATTCGAGGACGCCGCCCTGTGGAGCGCGTTTCTCTCGGAACGGGCCGAGCGCCGCATTGAACTGCGCATGCCTCAGCGCGGCGACAAGGTCGATCTGGTCGACATGGCGCAACGCAATGCCCAGATGGGTCTGGAGTCCGAGCTGATGAGCCTGGAAAAGCGTGGTGACCACCCGGGGCTGGAGGCGCTGCGCGAAGTGCTGGCGCTGCCCGAACGGCCCTGGCGCATCGAAGGGTACGACAACTCGAACCTTTTCGGAACCAACATCGTGTCCGGGATGGTGGTGTTCGAGGGCGGCCGCGCGAGGCGGGGGGAGCATCGCCGTTTCAAGGTCCAGGGCCTCGATCATCCGGACGACTACCAGGCCATGCGGCAGACCATCACGCGACGCTTCACGGGAAGTCTGGCCGACAAGCTGCCCCTGCCCGATCTGGTATTGATCGACGGTGGGCGGGGGCAGCTCAATGCGGCGCTGGACGCGATGAAGGACGCCGGCGTGCAGATTCCGGTGATCGGCCTCGCCAAGCGCGAGGAGCGCATCGTTTTGCCGTCGGTGTATGGCGCGCAATGGTGGCTCACGGGGGGCAGCGAGGTCGGGCGTGAGCGGGAACTGCTGCTGCCTCACACCCACCCGGCCCTGCGCACGCTGATCGGTGTGCGTGACGAGGTGCACAACTACGCGGTGTCCTATCACCGCAAGCTGCGCGGTGACAGCATGCTGCGCAGCGTCTTCGACGAACTGCCGGGCATCGGCAAAAAGCGGCAGGACGCCTTGCTCGAACACTTCACCAGCCTCGAAGACCTGGGGGCAGCGAGCGTGGAACAGATCGCGCGGGTACCGGGAATGAATCTGGTCGCGGCGCGCGCGGTCAAGTCGTTTCTGGAAAGCCGACAAGCGGCTGACAGTACCCGATAGGCGACCTGAAGTTCAGGGGAAGGGGTATTGCTTCTCGCCTCAGAAAACACCCGATAGCTAGTGAAGTATTTCACGATAAGCGGGGCTCGTGAATTTTTTAGTGCCCATATACTTCGTCCAGTCGGTGTTCGGCGGCAAGGTCATCCGGCAACAGTTCACTTCGAAGCTGCGTGCGAATCCAGGTGAGCTGCCGCTTGGCGTATGCCCGTGTCGCGGCGACAACCGCGGCCCGGGTTTCGTCCAAAGAACGTTCTCCACGCAGGTGCGCCGCGACCTCCTTGTACCCGATGGCCTGCCAGGCCGTCGTGGGTCGGTCGGTCAGCGGTGCACTCTCCAGAAGTTCGCGAACTTCTTCGACCAGGCCCTGGCGGAACATGGCGTCAACGCGCGCCACAATCCGGGCGTCAAGCAGCTCGGCGGGCGGTGCGAAGGCAACGATCTGGTAGGTGAAGGTCGGGATGGTTCTGCCAAACTGGGAGGGAAAGCGACCCGTGCGGCGGTAGACTTCCAAGCTACGCACCACCCGGCGTGGATTGCGCTGCAACCGCTCTACTTCTCCCGGCTGCACCGAGGCAATTTCAGCGATCAGCGCGTCGAGTCCCCGTTCGTCGAGTTCCCGTTCGATCGTGCGCTGCACTTCCAAGTCGGCACGCGGGGTGGTGGGCAGGCCGCTCAGCAGCGCGGAGAGGTAAAAGCCGGTACCGCCCACCACCAGTGGGACGGCGCCGCGCCGCCGGATGTCCGCGATGGCCGCCTCGGCGTCACGCACGAACTGCGCTACATCGTACTCCTGTCGGGAA
The Deinococcus peraridilitoris DSM 19664 genome window above contains:
- a CDS encoding alpha-amylase family glycosyl hydrolase, with amino-acid sequence MQRVLALAALMAMSGGNAVSWRGEIIYQVMPDRFFNGDKANDGVVRRDDPKAWHGGDLTGLIQKLPYIRELGATSVWLTPVYEQMPGTFDGATGYHGYWPQNFRNVDSRFGTLDDFRAFTRAAHGAGMKVVLDQVVNHFGYTAPFVRQNPGWFNDPSSCAGKGDNDVFCPIFGLPDLAQQQPEVRRFLFENADFWRRLGVDGFRYDAIKHVPRDFLRELLSRDASANTFTLGEYFDADPGIVAEYQQLGFRSLFNFALQGAMRQSIMSGQGLDGVRAMLERQDEIPEPDQVALFLDNHDVPRFANGTPFEDVGRERTVYGVRALMTLRGIPVIWQGTEIAMRGGGDPDNRRDMRFSDVWTPDERAVYEAVKGAIATRKSSSALSVGNLKLLATPARLASDLLLFTRENGQQRVLVAWHNGRERRTVALRSTVAARISALRGDLFGQDAKLSVQGGVVYLSLPPRTAVAFELD
- a CDS encoding S8 family peptidase — encoded protein: MQFPKFALSIGLALTLAACGTTPTPHSTQADAGLAPLYADGETIPGQYIVALKDGSLVSGGVSAQTTASLLGALGLSSADAQVRHVYSAAFQGFAAQLKGEALEKLRRDARVAYIEQDQVMRVVPQGEGGIGTQATQSNATWGLDRIDQRNMPLNGTYVYNRTGSGVTAYVVDTGIRTTHTQFGGRARAGYTAINDGRGSSDCNGHGTHVAGTVGGSTHGVAKSVSLVAVRVLDCNGSGATSGIIAGLDWIRTNRRGASVANMSLGGGASSSLDTATNNLWNSGVTVVVAAGNENQNACNVSPARASGVITVASSTSSDARSSFSNYGSCVELFAPGSSITSTWHTSDTATNTISGTSMASPHVAGAAALYLSGNTGASPSTVRSTIINQSTANVLSGVNGSPNRLLYTPGL
- a CDS encoding dipeptidase, translating into MIVDAHLDLAYNAMLGRDLTLSLGALREQDPLTDRATVTFETLRRGGVGLCLGTLFAMPQDAAHPWGYEDWQGARAQAQRQLEQYLRWQDHGHVVLLTSGQEVVEHARRWSADTSPLGVVLLMEGADPLRAADDLPYWAGAGVRVIGPAWKRTRFAGGTGESGGLTERGEDLMVAMRELGVILDASHLAEEAFWQAINLQPKVIASHSNARAIVPTDRHLSADMLRAVAQLGGVTGCVLFNKFLRAGWERGDARLPLELVGEMLHHLAQEVGWDKVGLGSDLDGGFGVHELPRGLESAADLPRLAQLLPDEHREQVMGGNWLKWLGAQL
- the uvrC gene encoding excinuclease ABC subunit UvrC, whose protein sequence is MQFDDLPVLPTHSGVYIFRGASGAAIYIGKANNLRSRVFSHFKAGGKSGRFTREAAALEFITVRNEVEALVLEANLIKQHRPHYNVLLKDDKHYPFLKLTSETYPMLVVTRRVVNDGGSYYGPYPDAAAVRRVKNLIDTMFPLRKNSGLPMQRKPRPCLNYHMGRCLAPCIGAADLPEYGAVVEDVKALLEGRAAPVIARLRDTMKDAAVKQDFEQAARVRDRLQAVEKLFGNEQVAMQVSAEDLDFLGFAAAGEYAMVQLFRMRGGRVVGRDKRFLSGAAESEPSEIIGAFVQDYYTQATHVPPLILIPAEFEDAALWSAFLSERAERRIELRMPQRGDKVDLVDMAQRNAQMGLESELMSLEKRGDHPGLEALREVLALPERPWRIEGYDNSNLFGTNIVSGMVVFEGGRARRGEHRRFKVQGLDHPDDYQAMRQTITRRFTGSLADKLPLPDLVLIDGGRGQLNAALDAMKDAGVQIPVIGLAKREERIVLPSVYGAQWWLTGGSEVGRERELLLPHTHPALRTLIGVRDEVHNYAVSYHRKLRGDSMLRSVFDELPGIGKKRQDALLEHFTSLEDLGAASVEQIARVPGMNLVAARAVKSFLESRQAADSTR
- the miaA gene encoding tRNA (adenosine(37)-N6)-dimethylallyltransferase MiaA — translated: MHGRRSYSYLIAPRYNDACDVPSKAAFHRLAPLGEASVTAPICVLTAPTAAGKTGLSLRLARRHGLEVVSADAFLVYRGMDIGTAKPTLRERAQVRHHLIDIRDSRQEYDVAQFVRDAEAAIADIRRRGAVPLVVGGTGFYLSALLSGLPTTPRADLEVQRTIERELDERGLDALIAEIASVQPGEVERLQRNPRRVVRSLEVYRRTGRFPSQFGRTIPTFTYQIVAFAPPAELLDARIVARVDAMFRQGLVEEVRELLESAPLTDRPTTAWQAIGYKEVAAHLRGERSLDETRAAVVAATRAYAKRQLTWIRTQLRSELLPDDLAAEHRLDEVYGH